A window of Longispora fulva contains these coding sequences:
- a CDS encoding electron transfer flavoprotein subunit alpha/FixB family protein, with amino-acid sequence MTEVLVVVDGSAATGVKKVTLELLTLARTLGAPSAVVLGAPGTAEALAAKLAEYGAEKVYVAESAEIDGHLVAPKATVLARLVGEVNPAAVLIGSTQEGKEIAARLAVKLDNGILTDVVGLAADGTAQQVVFAGSTIVDSQVTKGLPLVTLRPNSLTPSAAPAAGTLTPVDVTVDASALGAKVLERKIEAKGSRPELTEASIVVSGGRGVGSAENFKVVEDFADLLGAAVGASRAATDSGFYPHAFQVGQTGKTVSPQLYIALGISGAIQHRAGMQTSKTIVAVNKDTEAPIFELADFGIVGDLHKVVPQAGEEIRKRRS; translated from the coding sequence ATGACTGAGGTACTCGTCGTCGTCGACGGCTCGGCCGCGACCGGCGTCAAGAAGGTCACCCTCGAGCTGCTGACGCTCGCCCGCACCCTGGGCGCCCCGTCGGCCGTCGTGCTCGGCGCGCCCGGCACGGCCGAGGCGCTGGCCGCCAAGCTCGCCGAGTACGGCGCGGAGAAGGTCTACGTCGCCGAGAGCGCCGAGATCGACGGCCACCTGGTGGCCCCGAAGGCCACGGTCCTCGCCCGCCTCGTCGGCGAGGTCAACCCGGCCGCCGTGCTGATCGGCTCGACCCAGGAGGGCAAGGAGATCGCCGCCCGCCTCGCGGTCAAGCTGGACAACGGCATCCTCACCGACGTGGTCGGCCTGGCCGCCGACGGCACCGCCCAGCAGGTGGTGTTCGCCGGTTCGACGATCGTGGACTCCCAGGTGACGAAGGGTCTGCCGCTGGTCACCCTGCGGCCGAACTCGCTCACCCCTTCGGCGGCTCCGGCTGCCGGCACGCTGACCCCGGTGGACGTGACGGTCGACGCGAGCGCCCTGGGCGCCAAGGTGCTGGAGCGCAAGATCGAGGCCAAGGGTTCCCGCCCGGAGCTCACCGAGGCGTCGATCGTCGTCTCCGGTGGCCGGGGCGTGGGCTCCGCGGAGAACTTCAAGGTCGTCGAGGACTTCGCCGACCTGCTCGGCGCGGCCGTCGGCGCCTCGCGCGCCGCGACCGACTCGGGCTTCTACCCGCACGCCTTCCAGGTGGGCCAGACCGGCAAGACGGTCTCCCCGCAGCTGTACATCGCGCTGGGCATCTCCGGCGCGATCCAGCACCGAGCCGGCATGCAGACCTCGAAGACCATCGTGGCCGTGAACAAGGACACCGAGGCCCCGATCTTCGAGCTCGCCGACTTCGGCATCGTGGGCGACCTGCACAAGGTCGTCCCGCAGGCCGGCGAGGAGATCCGCAAGCGCCGCTCGTAG
- a CDS encoding GNAT family N-acetyltransferase, producing MTLRVTRFDGEYAALAAWTGDPVAELRAQIEEYHSEERDTWLAWDGDDVVGILNPWLRPDGRHTLYFGPTRPDAHAPLAATVPGEVYVTAAADDAPLFEGLGFVAERREQRYLVPVSEFDAPVPAGVTLVSAAAVGIELMALDCALREDVPGSEGWQPDPVWFREETWDSPFFDPETYLVAVADGDLVGLVRVWNGPRPVPRLGMVGVLPGYRREGLAKALVGAAFRALRARGVPEVACEVDATNTGSNALFTGLGGRVVGVDVELRRPV from the coding sequence ATGACGTTGAGGGTGACGAGGTTCGATGGCGAGTACGCCGCGCTCGCCGCGTGGACAGGCGATCCGGTCGCGGAGCTGCGCGCCCAGATCGAGGAGTACCACAGCGAGGAGCGCGACACCTGGCTCGCCTGGGACGGCGACGACGTCGTCGGGATCCTGAACCCGTGGCTGCGCCCCGACGGCCGGCACACGTTGTACTTCGGCCCGACCCGCCCCGACGCCCACGCCCCGTTGGCGGCCACGGTCCCCGGCGAGGTGTACGTGACGGCCGCGGCCGACGACGCCCCGCTGTTCGAGGGGCTGGGGTTCGTGGCGGAGCGGCGCGAGCAGCGCTACCTGGTGCCGGTGTCGGAGTTCGACGCCCCGGTGCCGGCCGGCGTCACCCTGGTCAGCGCTGCGGCGGTCGGTATCGAGCTGATGGCGCTGGACTGCGCGCTGCGCGAGGACGTGCCGGGCTCGGAGGGCTGGCAACCGGATCCGGTGTGGTTCCGCGAGGAGACCTGGGACTCCCCGTTCTTCGACCCGGAGACCTACCTGGTCGCCGTGGCTGACGGGGACCTCGTCGGCCTCGTGCGGGTCTGGAACGGGCCGCGCCCGGTGCCCCGGCTCGGCATGGTCGGCGTGCTTCCCGGGTATCGGAGGGAGGGTCTGGCGAAGGCCCTGGTCGGCGCGGCCTTCCGAGCACTGCGCGCCCGGGGCGTGCCTGAGGTCGCCTGTGAGGTCGACGCCACCAACACCGGCTCGAACGCCCTGTTCACGGGGCTCGGCGGCCGGGTGGTCGGCGTCGACGTGGAACTGCGCCGGCCGGTCTAG
- a CDS encoding nucleotidyltransferase domain-containing protein, with protein MDLPDGGTPISHEECEERWRGWTPAEVTARLAGVTAPWYVAAGWALDLFRGEVTREHEDLEIAVPRGSFPEIHAALPGYAWEIPGDGRLFDYEALAGHQELHQTWLSDPDTGLFHLDVFREPHDGERWVCRRDLAITLPYPEIIVVSGDGIPYLIPELVLLFKARDVRDKDQKDFDGVLPLLGPDRRARLAGWLDRVHPEHAWLPRL; from the coding sequence ATGGACCTTCCCGACGGCGGTACCCCGATCAGTCATGAGGAATGCGAAGAGCGTTGGCGCGGCTGGACCCCGGCGGAGGTGACCGCCCGCCTCGCCGGGGTGACTGCGCCCTGGTACGTGGCCGCCGGTTGGGCGCTGGACCTGTTCCGGGGCGAGGTGACCCGCGAACACGAGGACCTGGAGATCGCGGTGCCGCGCGGCTCCTTCCCCGAGATCCACGCGGCCCTGCCCGGCTATGCCTGGGAGATCCCCGGCGACGGCAGGCTCTTCGACTACGAGGCGCTCGCCGGGCACCAGGAGCTGCACCAGACCTGGTTGAGCGATCCCGACACGGGGCTGTTCCACCTGGACGTGTTCCGGGAACCGCACGACGGAGAGCGCTGGGTGTGCCGGCGGGATCTGGCGATCACGCTGCCGTACCCGGAGATCATCGTTGTGAGCGGCGACGGGATCCCCTACCTGATCCCCGAGCTGGTGCTGCTCTTCAAGGCCCGCGACGTCCGGGACAAAGATCAAAAAGACTTCGACGGGGTACTGCCGCTGCTCGGCCCCGACCGCCGCGCCCGGCTCGCCGGCTGGCTCGACCGGGTGCACCCGGAGCATGCCTGGCTGCCCCGGTTGTGA
- a CDS encoding M91 family zinc metallopeptidase has product MSEVETVSNIWRLGADPARLRSAAAVLRAFGTSAHAAAEGVHAATARVFAAEWAGTTADTYDAHRRRITADVEAVGGHFGTAADALDAAACALGTAQHALDDSRARLAARVGATFADDLVTLTIGDRSQTEVVIAEIQAASDIRTDLDVTLSSQLIALERLRGPLRAIDDMWAGSAEPFALGAEPADPVFLLVDGTLIVNTGPGDDTVSVRVDPATGARFLVVDGVEHQIFGGTDLVIRAGGGRDDISVPRGTRLRVTLLGGDGDDVLHGGDDGARLLGGPGDDRVYGGAGADRISAGSGDDYVDAGSGDDTVTGGSGDDVLYGMAGADDVHGQSGADYLEGASGDDRLDGGAGRDVLSGGDGDDALRGGSDDDTLYGGRGADSGSGGTGSDVVFRQSGDRVDAERTVTVEIKGRPGDTIRVEGSPEFVARVRADLDMLAGSPGGREMLDAVDRAHDGTRAIAADWPVLGGLAYQGDELTIRETTDPNGYARHRSLWNGGQAYRISYNPADNGAGQGGRPVTVLFHELAHVYDFSHHTSAPGEYDGPDNPGAPNDEREAVGLPVDHDGDPETPDQSYPGHPDDLTENGLRRELGLPERTHY; this is encoded by the coding sequence GTGAGCGAGGTCGAGACCGTCTCCAACATCTGGCGGCTCGGGGCGGACCCGGCCCGGCTGCGGTCCGCCGCCGCCGTACTGCGCGCGTTCGGCACCAGCGCGCACGCCGCGGCCGAGGGCGTCCACGCGGCCACGGCCCGGGTGTTCGCCGCCGAGTGGGCGGGGACCACCGCCGACACCTACGACGCGCACCGCCGGCGGATCACGGCGGACGTCGAGGCGGTGGGCGGCCACTTCGGCACGGCGGCCGACGCCCTGGACGCGGCGGCCTGCGCGCTCGGCACCGCGCAGCACGCGTTGGACGACAGCCGGGCGCGGCTCGCGGCGCGGGTCGGCGCGACGTTCGCCGACGACCTGGTCACCCTGACGATCGGGGACCGGTCCCAGACGGAGGTGGTGATCGCCGAGATCCAGGCCGCCAGCGACATCCGCACCGACCTGGACGTGACGCTGTCCAGCCAACTGATCGCGCTGGAGCGGCTGCGGGGTCCGCTGCGCGCGATCGACGACATGTGGGCGGGCTCCGCCGAGCCGTTCGCGCTGGGGGCCGAGCCGGCCGACCCGGTGTTCCTCCTGGTGGACGGCACCCTGATCGTGAACACCGGCCCCGGCGACGACACGGTGTCCGTGCGGGTCGACCCGGCGACCGGTGCGCGGTTCCTCGTGGTCGACGGCGTCGAACACCAGATCTTCGGGGGTACGGACCTGGTGATCCGCGCCGGCGGGGGCCGGGACGACATCAGCGTGCCCCGCGGTACCCGGCTGCGGGTGACCCTGCTCGGCGGCGACGGCGACGACGTCCTGCACGGTGGCGACGACGGCGCGCGGCTGCTCGGCGGCCCCGGCGACGACCGGGTGTACGGCGGGGCCGGCGCCGACCGGATCTCCGCCGGCTCGGGCGACGACTACGTGGACGCCGGGTCCGGCGACGACACGGTCACCGGCGGCTCGGGCGACGACGTGCTCTACGGCATGGCCGGCGCCGACGACGTGCACGGCCAGTCCGGCGCCGACTACCTGGAGGGCGCGTCCGGCGACGACCGGCTCGATGGCGGCGCGGGCCGGGATGTGCTGTCCGGCGGCGACGGCGACGACGCCCTGCGCGGCGGCTCGGACGACGACACGCTCTACGGCGGCCGGGGCGCCGACTCCGGATCCGGTGGCACGGGCTCCGATGTGGTGTTCCGCCAGTCCGGTGACCGGGTCGACGCGGAGCGGACCGTGACCGTCGAGATCAAGGGGCGTCCGGGCGACACGATCAGGGTGGAGGGTTCGCCGGAGTTCGTGGCCCGGGTGCGGGCCGACCTGGACATGCTCGCCGGCTCGCCCGGTGGCCGGGAGATGCTCGACGCGGTGGACCGAGCGCACGACGGCACGAGGGCGATAGCCGCGGACTGGCCGGTTCTCGGCGGCCTCGCGTACCAGGGTGACGAGTTGACGATCCGCGAGACCACCGACCCCAACGGGTACGCCCGGCACCGGTCACTGTGGAACGGCGGCCAGGCGTACCGGATCAGCTACAACCCGGCCGACAACGGCGCCGGACAGGGCGGCCGGCCGGTCACGGTGTTGTTCCACGAGCTGGCGCACGTCTACGACTTCTCGCACCACACGTCGGCGCCGGGGGAGTACGACGGGCCGGACAACCCGGGCGCGCCGAACGACGAGCGGGAGGCGGTCGGGTTGCCCGTCGACCACGACGGCGACCCGGAGACCCCGGACCAGTCGTACCCGGGGCATCCCGACGACCTCACCGAGAACGGGCTCCGCCGCGAGCTGGGCCTCCCGGAGCGGACCCACTACTGA
- a CDS encoding ABC transporter permease, with protein MIRRFALLLVGLYFIVPLVASFAFTVQDGTNVYGEIVSADGFTDALRRSMTLAVLTVLVVLIVVIPALLVVHLKLPRLRPLVENLSLLPLAVPPIALVVGVRSLLGMGPEELAGTPVGDFLVSIQDPELPWVLVIVYAVLALPFAYRSLDAGVRGGDLRTLVDAARGLGASWATVLGRVVLPQLRSGLLGAAFLTLALVLGEFTVASVLLFETIPVWLVKIGGSDGKLSVAVSLASLVFTWLLLLSVSALDRKEKKA; from the coding sequence GTGATCCGCCGGTTCGCTCTCCTCCTCGTCGGGCTGTACTTCATCGTCCCCCTCGTGGCCTCCTTCGCGTTCACCGTCCAGGACGGCACGAACGTCTACGGCGAGATCGTCTCCGCCGACGGGTTCACCGACGCGCTCCGCCGCTCGATGACCCTGGCCGTGCTCACGGTCCTCGTCGTCCTGATCGTCGTCATCCCGGCCCTGCTCGTCGTGCACCTCAAGCTGCCGAGGCTGCGCCCACTGGTGGAGAACCTGTCCCTCCTCCCGCTGGCCGTGCCGCCGATCGCGCTCGTGGTGGGCGTCCGCAGCCTGCTGGGCATGGGCCCGGAGGAACTGGCCGGCACCCCGGTCGGCGACTTCCTGGTGTCCATCCAGGACCCGGAACTGCCGTGGGTGCTCGTCATCGTGTACGCCGTCCTGGCCCTCCCGTTCGCCTACCGCAGCCTTGACGCGGGCGTGCGGGGCGGCGACCTGCGCACCCTGGTCGACGCGGCCCGGGGCCTGGGCGCCTCGTGGGCGACCGTCCTCGGTCGGGTCGTTCTGCCGCAGTTGCGGTCCGGGCTGCTCGGCGCGGCGTTCCTCACCCTGGCCCTGGTGCTCGGCGAGTTCACCGTGGCCAGCGTCCTGCTGTTCGAGACCATCCCGGTCTGGCTGGTCAAGATCGGCGGCTCGGACGGCAAGCTCTCCGTCGCGGTCAGCCTCGCCAGCCTGGTGTTCACCTGGCTGCTGCTGCTGTCCGTCTCCGCACTGGACCGAAAAGAGAAGAAGGCATGA
- a CDS encoding GNAT family N-acetyltransferase yields the protein MTDMLTAFDAEMRGHEPDDLPVGAICEKDGPIWRVSALPGGGFIGYHRDLGGLDGADLDAFIARQRDFFAARGERFEWKTYAHDLPADLPDRLLAAGFEAEDPETVVVGRVGPLAVECDPPAGVTLREVTSPADLARIVTMEEAVWGVDRGDLVEGLLGEIAANPAGLTIVVAEADGVVVSAAWIRFGARSFASLWGGATLTEWRRKGIYRALVAYRARLALGRGYEYLQVDASEDSRPILERLGLTAVTRTTPYIWRP from the coding sequence ATGACTGACATGTTGACGGCGTTCGACGCCGAGATGCGGGGCCACGAGCCCGATGACCTGCCCGTCGGGGCGATCTGCGAGAAGGACGGCCCGATCTGGCGGGTGTCGGCGCTGCCGGGGGGCGGCTTCATCGGGTACCACCGCGACCTCGGCGGACTCGACGGCGCCGACCTCGACGCGTTCATCGCCCGGCAGCGGGACTTCTTCGCCGCCCGGGGCGAACGGTTCGAGTGGAAGACCTACGCCCACGACCTGCCGGCCGACCTGCCCGACCGGCTGCTCGCCGCCGGCTTCGAGGCGGAGGACCCCGAGACGGTGGTCGTCGGCCGGGTCGGACCCCTGGCCGTCGAGTGCGACCCGCCGGCCGGCGTGACCCTGCGCGAGGTGACCTCGCCCGCCGACCTGGCCCGGATCGTCACCATGGAGGAGGCGGTCTGGGGCGTCGACCGCGGCGACCTGGTCGAGGGCCTGCTCGGTGAGATCGCCGCGAACCCTGCCGGGCTGACCATCGTCGTCGCCGAGGCCGACGGGGTCGTCGTGTCGGCGGCGTGGATCCGGTTCGGGGCGCGCAGCTTCGCCTCGCTGTGGGGCGGGGCCACCCTGACGGAGTGGCGGCGCAAGGGGATCTACCGGGCGCTCGTCGCGTACCGGGCCCGGTTGGCCCTCGGCCGCGGGTACGAGTATCTCCAGGTCGACGCCTCCGAGGACTCCCGGCCGATCCTGGAGCGGCTCGGGCTGACTGCTGTGACGAGGACGACGCCCTACATCTGGCGGCCGTAG
- a CDS encoding cysteine desulfurase family protein has translation MVYLDHAATSPMLPEVLEAYVAAATAGGNASSLHCSGRKARRLVEESRERVAAVLGARPGEVVFTAGGTESDNLAVKGIYWARRDHGHTRVLASAVEHKAVIDAVEWLERHEGAEVTWLEVDELGRVHPEALEAALGPDVALATVMWANNEVGTVQPVAALAAAARAAGVPLHTDAVQAVGQLPVDFTASGAAALTLTGHKLGGPTGVGALLLDRDAECTALLHGGGQERDVRSGTLDVAGIVAFAKAVELAGARREIFAAELAVLRDEMIDRIRDAVPCAVLNGDPVDRLPANVHFSFPGCEGDALLMLLDAQGIECSTGSACSAGVAQPSHVLMAMGADSGRARSSLRFSLGHGSVKTDIDALVAALPTAVERARRAGKIRR, from the coding sequence ATGGTTTATCTCGATCACGCCGCGACCTCCCCCATGCTGCCGGAGGTCCTGGAGGCGTATGTCGCCGCGGCCACGGCCGGGGGCAACGCCTCCTCGCTGCACTGTTCCGGCCGAAAGGCCCGCAGGCTGGTCGAGGAGTCCCGCGAACGGGTCGCCGCCGTGCTCGGCGCCCGGCCCGGCGAGGTCGTGTTCACCGCCGGGGGCACCGAGAGCGACAATCTCGCCGTCAAGGGCATCTACTGGGCCCGACGTGACCACGGTCACACCCGGGTGCTCGCCAGTGCCGTCGAACACAAGGCCGTCATCGACGCCGTCGAGTGGCTCGAACGGCACGAGGGCGCCGAGGTCACCTGGCTGGAGGTCGACGAGCTGGGCCGGGTACACCCCGAGGCCCTCGAGGCCGCCCTCGGCCCGGACGTGGCGCTCGCCACGGTGATGTGGGCCAACAACGAGGTCGGCACCGTGCAGCCCGTCGCGGCACTGGCCGCGGCGGCCCGGGCCGCCGGCGTGCCCCTGCACACCGACGCCGTGCAGGCCGTCGGGCAGCTGCCCGTCGACTTCACCGCCAGCGGCGCGGCGGCGCTCACCCTCACCGGCCACAAGCTCGGCGGCCCCACCGGGGTCGGCGCGCTCCTTCTCGACCGCGACGCCGAGTGCACCGCGCTGCTGCACGGCGGCGGCCAGGAACGCGACGTGCGCTCCGGCACCCTCGACGTCGCCGGCATCGTGGCGTTCGCCAAGGCCGTCGAGCTGGCCGGGGCCCGCCGGGAGATCTTCGCCGCCGAGCTGGCCGTGCTGCGCGACGAGATGATCGACCGGATCCGCGACGCCGTGCCGTGCGCCGTGCTCAACGGCGACCCGGTCGACCGGCTGCCCGCCAACGTGCACTTCTCGTTCCCCGGCTGCGAGGGCGACGCCCTCCTGATGCTGCTCGACGCCCAGGGCATCGAGTGTTCCACCGGCTCGGCGTGCTCGGCCGGTGTGGCCCAGCCCTCACACGTGCTGATGGCGATGGGGGCCGACAGCGGCCGGGCCCGGTCGTCGCTGCGGTTCTCCCTCGGGCACGGTTCCGTGAAAACGGACATCGACGCCCTGGTGGCGGCGTTGCCGACGGCTGTGGAACGGGCGCGGCGGGCGGGGAAGATCCG
- a CDS encoding ABC transporter permease — protein MSKWFALVPFVVLVGIGLVAPVAVLATGATSLGDTVGGAYGIALAGSLKLSLVTAVLGAVLGTLIAQAVVKSKPGVLRKVVTTASGVLANFGGVPLAFAFMATIGNAGIVTKVLGLADTGFSLYNMVGLSVVYLYFLVPLMVLVVLPALDAVKPQWGEAAASLGGSRWHYWRHIGAPVLAPPVGAGALLLFCGAFSAYATAAALVGGSVPLITLQIADVLSGNVLVGGEGIGAALALDMLIIVGVMMIGYWLLQRRTSRWLR, from the coding sequence TTGAGCAAGTGGTTCGCGCTCGTCCCCTTCGTAGTGCTCGTCGGGATCGGTCTGGTCGCTCCTGTCGCCGTGTTGGCGACCGGGGCGACCAGCCTCGGCGACACCGTCGGTGGGGCATACGGCATCGCCCTGGCCGGCAGCCTCAAGCTGTCCCTGGTCACGGCGGTGCTCGGTGCCGTTCTCGGCACGCTCATCGCCCAGGCGGTGGTGAAGAGCAAGCCCGGGGTGCTCCGCAAGGTGGTCACCACGGCGTCGGGGGTGCTCGCCAACTTCGGCGGCGTGCCGCTGGCCTTCGCGTTCATGGCCACGATCGGCAACGCGGGCATCGTGACCAAGGTGCTCGGGCTCGCCGACACCGGGTTCTCGCTGTACAACATGGTCGGACTGTCCGTGGTCTACCTCTACTTCCTGGTACCCCTCATGGTGTTGGTCGTTCTTCCCGCCCTGGACGCGGTCAAGCCGCAGTGGGGCGAGGCCGCGGCCAGCCTCGGCGGCTCGCGCTGGCACTACTGGCGGCACATCGGCGCCCCGGTGCTGGCCCCGCCCGTCGGCGCGGGCGCGCTGCTGCTGTTCTGCGGGGCGTTCAGCGCCTACGCGACCGCGGCGGCCCTGGTCGGCGGCTCCGTGCCCCTGATCACCCTGCAGATCGCCGACGTGCTCAGCGGCAACGTGCTGGTCGGCGGCGAGGGGATCGGCGCGGCCCTGGCCCTCGACATGCTGATCATCGTCGGCGTGATGATGATCGGGTACTGGCTCCTGCAGCGTCGGACGTCGAGGTGGCTGCGGTGA
- a CDS encoding ABC transporter ATP-binding protein, with product MTAVTMSGLRRSFGDVAALDGLDLAIAPGELVALLGPSGCGKTTALRVLAGFETVDSGSVLVGDADITRVPAAKRDMGMVFQAFSLFPNLNALENVAFGLRVRKVAPAARRAKATELLELVGLGDKAKAFPHQLSGGQQQRVALARALAIEPRVLLLDEPLSALDAQVRTQLRDEIRRIQQRLGTTTLFVTHDQSEALSIADRVAVLRAGKVEQLASPDELYHRPATAFVAEFVGTTNRLPARRVSPAAVEVFGSTRDLAGDGDTEILVRPEALTVVADETGEVLIAARTFHGALTRLALTLPGGQEIVADVPSPLAGGLVPGVRVRVALLADVPMLAA from the coding sequence ATGACCGCCGTAACCATGAGCGGTTTGCGCCGCAGCTTCGGGGACGTCGCCGCGCTCGACGGGCTTGACCTGGCCATCGCGCCCGGCGAACTGGTCGCGCTCCTCGGGCCGTCCGGCTGCGGCAAGACCACGGCCCTGCGCGTCCTCGCCGGCTTCGAGACCGTCGACTCCGGATCGGTGCTGGTCGGCGATGCCGACATCACCCGGGTACCGGCCGCGAAGCGGGACATGGGCATGGTGTTCCAGGCGTTCAGCCTGTTCCCCAACCTCAACGCGCTGGAGAACGTCGCCTTCGGGCTGCGGGTCCGCAAGGTGGCCCCGGCCGCCCGGCGCGCGAAGGCCACCGAGCTGCTCGAACTCGTCGGCCTCGGCGACAAGGCGAAGGCGTTCCCGCACCAGTTGTCCGGCGGGCAGCAGCAGCGGGTCGCCCTGGCCCGCGCCCTGGCCATCGAGCCCCGGGTGCTGCTCCTCGACGAGCCGCTGTCCGCCCTCGACGCGCAGGTCCGCACCCAGCTGCGCGACGAGATCCGCCGGATCCAGCAGCGGCTGGGCACCACGACCCTGTTCGTCACCCACGACCAGAGCGAGGCGCTGTCGATCGCCGACCGGGTCGCCGTCCTGCGCGCCGGCAAGGTCGAGCAGCTCGCCAGCCCCGACGAGCTCTACCACCGGCCGGCCACGGCGTTCGTGGCCGAGTTCGTGGGCACCACCAACCGGCTGCCCGCGCGCCGGGTGTCCCCGGCGGCCGTCGAGGTGTTCGGCTCGACCCGGGACCTCGCCGGCGACGGCGACACGGAGATCCTGGTCCGGCCCGAGGCGTTGACCGTCGTCGCCGACGAGACCGGTGAGGTGCTGATCGCGGCCCGGACGTTCCACGGCGCCCTGACCCGGCTGGCGTTGACGCTGCCCGGCGGCCAGGAGATCGTCGCGGACGTGCCCAGCCCGCTGGCCGGTGGGCTGGTGCCCGGGGTCAGGGTGCGGGTGGCGCTGCTGGCCGACGTGCCGATGCTGGCCGCCTGA
- a CDS encoding GNAT family N-acetyltransferase, with amino-acid sequence MSLWRIRTEVDDRPGRLAALSRALADVGGNILTLTVQVDAAGVVDEFIVETPPGVAGEAVGTALRIAGGRGVVTVPATRRDLVDEPTRALLLAGRIGAEQRNLPDLLMELLRADAARWLADGEDADLVVPIGPARHVGLTRRLPFTLTEAARAEAFVRLLLLDGTASRETVSLADGTRLPVRLLHPDDLTEVQALHRRCTAETRRARYFVARRQLTGHMWRAFCDPAWGATYLVQAGQRAVALAHLAYTPEPGVAELAVLVEDGWQERGLGRSLVGMLVADARDRGLAELRASLLADNVRMRRILVAHGATLAYGGSVVEARMGLARGRAAAR; translated from the coding sequence GTGAGCTTGTGGCGGATCCGAACTGAAGTCGATGACCGGCCCGGCCGGCTCGCGGCCCTGTCCCGCGCGCTCGCCGACGTCGGCGGCAACATCCTGACCCTGACCGTGCAGGTGGACGCCGCCGGCGTCGTCGACGAGTTCATCGTCGAGACCCCGCCGGGCGTGGCCGGGGAAGCCGTCGGCACCGCGCTGCGGATCGCCGGCGGCCGGGGCGTCGTCACCGTGCCCGCCACCCGCCGCGACCTGGTCGACGAGCCGACCAGGGCCCTGCTGCTCGCCGGCCGGATCGGCGCCGAACAGCGCAACCTGCCGGACCTGCTGATGGAACTCCTCCGCGCAGACGCGGCCCGCTGGCTCGCCGACGGCGAGGACGCCGACCTGGTCGTCCCCATCGGGCCCGCCCGGCACGTCGGACTCACCCGGCGGCTGCCGTTCACCCTCACCGAGGCGGCCAGGGCCGAGGCGTTCGTCCGGCTGCTGCTGCTCGACGGCACGGCCTCGCGGGAGACCGTTTCCCTCGCCGACGGCACCCGGCTGCCCGTCCGGCTGCTGCACCCCGACGATCTGACCGAGGTGCAGGCCCTGCACCGGCGGTGCACGGCGGAGACCCGGCGCGCCCGGTACTTCGTCGCCCGCCGGCAACTCACCGGCCACATGTGGCGGGCGTTCTGCGACCCGGCGTGGGGGGCCACGTACCTGGTGCAGGCCGGGCAGCGGGCCGTGGCGCTGGCGCACCTGGCGTACACGCCGGAGCCCGGGGTCGCCGAGCTCGCGGTGCTGGTCGAGGACGGCTGGCAGGAGCGCGGCCTGGGCCGCTCGCTCGTCGGGATGCTCGTCGCCGACGCCCGCGACCGTGGCCTCGCGGAACTCCGCGCGAGTCTGCTCGCCGACAACGTCAGGATGCGCCGGATCCTCGTGGCGCACGGCGCGACACTCGCGTACGGCGGCTCCGTGGTCGAGGCCAGAATGGGACTCGCGCGGGGGAGGGCCGCCGCCCGCTAG
- a CDS encoding electron transfer flavoprotein subunit beta/FixA family protein, with amino-acid sequence MKIVVLVKQVPDSGSERNLRADDATVDRASASNVINEMDEYAIEEALKIAEANGGSDVTLLTMGPDSATEAIRKALSMGPDAAVHVVDDALHGSCALGTSKVLAAALKTLEFDLVICGAESTDGRTQLMPHMLAERLGIPALTGARKLTVDAAKGVVLTAERQTDEGYEVVQAAGPAIVSVWDTINEPRYPSFKGIMAAKKKPVTTLSLADLGIGADEVGLAGATSKVLSSTKRPARTGGTKVEDSGNGGVDLVTYLTAEKFV; translated from the coding sequence ATGAAGATTGTCGTACTTGTGAAGCAGGTGCCGGATTCCGGCTCCGAGCGCAATTTGCGCGCTGACGACGCCACCGTCGACCGCGCGTCGGCGAGCAACGTCATCAACGAGATGGATGAATACGCCATCGAAGAGGCGCTGAAGATCGCCGAGGCGAACGGTGGGTCCGACGTGACCCTCCTGACGATGGGCCCCGACAGCGCCACCGAGGCCATCCGCAAGGCCCTGTCCATGGGCCCGGACGCCGCGGTGCACGTTGTGGACGACGCGCTGCACGGCTCGTGCGCGCTCGGCACGTCGAAGGTGCTTGCCGCCGCCCTGAAGACCCTGGAGTTCGACCTGGTCATCTGCGGCGCGGAGTCGACCGACGGTCGTACCCAGCTCATGCCGCACATGCTCGCCGAGCGGCTCGGGATCCCGGCCCTGACCGGGGCCCGCAAGCTCACGGTCGACGCCGCGAAGGGCGTGGTCCTGACCGCCGAGCGCCAGACCGACGAGGGGTACGAGGTCGTCCAGGCCGCCGGCCCGGCCATCGTCAGCGTCTGGGACACGATCAACGAGCCGCGGTACCCGTCGTTCAAGGGCATCATGGCCGCCAAGAAGAAGCCCGTGACCACCCTGTCGCTGGCGGACCTGGGCATCGGGGCCGACGAGGTCGGTCTGGCCGGCGCGACGAGCAAGGTGCTGTCGAGCACCAAGCGGCCCGCGCGCACGGGCGGCACCAAGGTCGAGGACTCCGGCAACGGTGGCGTCGACCTGGTGACGTACCTGACCGCCGAGAAGTTCGTCTGA